The Leishmania major strain Friedlin complete genome, chromosome 28 genome includes a region encoding these proteins:
- a CDS encoding putative ubiquitin activating enzyme: MRDAEAVRYDRQIRLWGKSAQQQLMHTSVALHGVAGAAAEAAKNLVLAGVRAVAVADDGLVTDADACTNYLMQGEAGGTRGARALGALQRLNPHVSVYDAVTKLDGSSGTRVTMAAVSTEEDAVPHVQAALPCADIVALHVTCGPTVLALFLYRRLPVHSLAEQWRCLVAEPSLLAEKPRGYQRAVLALHVRSKAVSLGFAAAAAKAYEVVSWLQLQQLTAADVQEVLQTYAHGAGSADCVSDTIAGACIAQHLIRQIGALNQPPGAQSYHWMLCECGAEVECLVGL; encoded by the coding sequence ATGAGGgacgcagaggcggtgcggtaCGACCGCCAAATTCGTCTATGGGGCAAAtcggcccagcagcagctgatgcaCACAAGCGTCGCGCTGCACGGtgttgccggtgccgctgcggaggcAGCAAAGAATTTGGTCCTGGCAGGGGTGCGCGCGGTGGCCGTCGCGGATGACGGCCTTGTCACTGATGCCGACGCGTGCACCAACTACTTGATGCAGGGTGAGGCGGGAGGCACGCGCGGCGCTCGCGCACTTGGCGCACTGCAGCGACTGAACCCACACGTTTCGGTGTACGACGCGGTCACCAAACTCGATGGCTCTTCGGGAACACGGGTGACGATGGCTGCGGTGAGCACTGAGGAGGACGCCGTACCACATGTGCAAGCTGCTTTGCCGTGCGCTGACATCGTCGCACTGCATGTCACGTGCGGGCCCACTGTTCTGGCGCTCTTCCTCTATCGGCGACTGCCGGTGCACTCGTTGGCGGAGCAGTGGCGCTGCCTCGTGGCAGAACCGAGTCTTTTGGCAGAGAAGCCGCGCGGCTACCAGAGAGCCGTTTTGGCGCTGCACGTGCGGTCAAAAGCCGTGTCGCTTGGgttcgccgctgccgccgcgaaggCATACGAGGTGGTGAGCTGGTTGCAACTCCAGCAGCTGACGGCCGCCGATGTGCAGGAAGTACTGCAGACCTAtgcgcacggcgccggcTCGGCAGACTGCGTTAGCGACACGATTGCCGGCGCGTGCATCGCCCAGCACCTGATCCGCCAAATCGGCGCCCTTAACCAGCCGCCGGGCGCGCAGTCGTATCATTGGATGCTCTGCGAGTGCGGCGCGGAGGTGGAGTGCCTTGTCGGGTTGTAG
- a CDS encoding putative katanin, whose translation MQASVANEIVKAVHKARNCALYCDYKTALQYYSSIRNEINLHTRSIDDVLCSQWMSLLRELESEAQIIRDTQAELHLFIDPNAAKRREPPDCDENRSSSSAEKAVVPRTGTKKKPRIGTSLANSGGSNISVQNAKLYGDKDRFGPAEGPQILPATRQPARGAASSYAAVSPPFSSGSSASAVPPRVSRTSSISGVGVGRPVAAAAGVGFRQGAGASSGTGAAARGRVKGKSAATRFVGRAGEEELVQLIEADMHVGKLPVTWDDIAGLEEAKRLLEEAVVYPVLMPDYYQGIRRPWKGVLMYGPPGTGKTMLAKAVASECNTTFFNISPATLTSKWRGDSEKLIRVLFEMARHYAPSTIFIDEIDSLCGQRGGGNEHEASRRAKGTLLAQMDGVGVDTDKIVMVLGATNHPWDIDEAMRRRLEKRIYIPLPDAADRVELFKINTKSIKLGSDVDFVKLSQLLEGRHYSGADITNLVRDAAMMTMRRFMKEADKTTLKENAAEIGRQVAEQPINMSDFLAAMTKVPSSINADNIKKFEAWKKEFELNI comes from the coding sequence ATGCAAGCATCCGTCGCGAACGAGATCGTCAAGGCCGTCCACAAGGCCCGCAACTGCGCCCTCTACTGCGACTACAAAACCGCCCTTCAGTACTACAGCAGCATTCGAAATGAGATCAACTTGCACACCCGCAGCATCGACGACGTTCTCTGTAGCCAGTGGATGAGCCTGCTAAGGGAACTggagagcgaggcgcagATCATCCGCGATACGCAGGCGGAGTTGCACTTGTTCATTGACCCTAACGCTGCCAAGCGGCGCGAGCCGCCTGACTGCGATGAGAAtcgcagcagtagcagcgcCGAGAAAGCTGTCGTGCCGAGGACGGGGACCAAAAAGAAGCCGCGAATCGGGACCTCGCTCGCGAACAGCGGCGGGTCCAACATCAGCGTACAGAATGCGAAGCTCTACGGCGACAAGGACCGCTTCGGCCCGGCAGAGGGCCCGCAGATCCTACCAGCTACGCGTCAGCcagcgcgcggcgcggcctCCTCCTACGCAGCGGTGTCGCCACCCTTCTCGAGCGGCAGCTCTGCGTCAGCTGTGCCGCCTCGCGTgagccgcacctcctcgatTAGCGGGGTCGGCGTTGGTCGAcctgtggctgcggcggccggtGTTGGTTTCCGTCAAGGTGCTGGCGCGTCGAGTGGTACGGGGGCCGCTGCAAGGGGGAGAGTGAAGGGTAAGAGTGCAGCGACCCGCTTTGTCGGCCGGgctggagaggaggaacTTGTTCAGCTCATCGAAGCCGACATGCACGTCGGCAAGCTGCCGGTCACGTGGGACGATATCGCGGGcctcgaggaggcgaagcgaCTGCTGGAGGAAGCGGTGGTGTACCCGGTGCTCATGCCCGATTACTACCAAGGCATCCGCCGGCCCTGGAAAGGCGTGCTCATGTACGGTCCGCCGGGCACCGGCAAGACGATGCTTGCCAAGGCGGTCGCCTCAGAGTGCAACACCACATTCTTCAATATATCCCCCGCGACGCTGACAAGCAAGTGGCGCGGCGATAGCGAGAAGCTTATCCGGGTGCTTTTCGAGATGGCGCGCCACTACGCCCCGAGCACGATCTTCATCGACGAGATCGACTCCCTGTGCGGGcagcgaggtggcggcaacgAGCACGAGGCCTCGCGACGGGCGAAGGGCACGCTGCTAGCGCAGATGGACGGTGTCGGGGTGGACACCGACAAGATCGTCATGGTGCTCGGCGCGACGAATCACCCGTGGGATATCGATGAGGCtatgcgccgccgccttgaAAAACGCATCTACATACCCCTGCCGGACGCGGCAGACCGCGTGGAGTTGTTCAAGATCAACACAAAGTCTATCAAGCTGGGCAGCGATGTCGACTTTGTGAAGCTGTCCCAATTGCTAGAGGGCCGCCACTACAGCGGTGCCGACATCACGAACCTGGTGCGAGATGCGGCTATGATGACTATGCGGCGCTTCATGAAGGAGGCGGACAAGACAACGTTGAAAGAGAACGCGGCGGAGATTGGTCGGCAGGTGGCGGAGCAGCCCATCAACATGAGTGACTTTCTGGCTGCCATGACGAAGGTCCCGAGCAGTATCAACGCGGACAACATCAAGAAGTTCGAAGCGTGGAAGAAGGAATTTGAACTGAACATTTAG